Sequence from the Hylaeus volcanicus isolate JK05 chromosome 1, UHH_iyHylVolc1.0_haploid, whole genome shotgun sequence genome:
GGAGGAAatcaaaggaaataaatttaaatgaatagttgtcttttatatttatcatgaaAAATAAGTGTAACTCtagttgaaattttctaaatttactATACGTGCAGTacttgtacaatttatatacGCTATTTAAAAGTAACACAAATCTTTAACAATCAATAAATTCttgattttaaatgaaaaatagctATAATAGAaatgcaatatatttattcttctacTAAAATGTGAAACCACTTATGCAGCctatctgaaaataaataatataccaGTTAACAATGATCTAAAGATAGATGAACATCATTGTTATactatattaaaatcaataaagttatgttcaaatatttttaaataacacaaTAATGATGACACTGAAAGgagaaagtttttaaaaagttgaaactgacgaatatttttacaattttcagaagaaattgtttataatacaaatctaaaaatatatcgaatgaTGCACGAGTAAACAACTAAAATAAACGCATCTCACGCGGTACCGATTTATCCCACTTTCGCTGTTCTATTGTGTGGTTATATatagataaaagaaaagaaaaacattctgCTCCAGACTCTTCTGTCGTACGCACCCACCTAAACGCGTATCTGCGATGATGTAGGAAATAAGATCATAAATAGACAGGAAAGGATAGTACAGATAGTTAGCCGTCGCAATGAAATTGAcctattttatatgaattgaCGGTATtcgataatagaaaaattaaggataatttATAGTATTCGTATGCGAAGTAGAAAGTGTGCCTcgtgtgtacatatattacacACCCTTAAAAGGCGGTGCAGAGTATCACCACGTTCACTTACCCCATTGTTTCTTTGCCGGATGCCATACAAGTAAATGTTAATTTCACAGGCTCATAGAAAATTCAACTTAACGTGAATATGTGATAATTATCTACGTATAAAGATTCTCGATATTATTTgaagatttataaaaatctgtccgacgaaaaattaaagtacacCAGTTGACAGCCGCCATCGGCCAAAACTATATAGCGAACAGCAACGATCACGCAATAACATGAACTAGCCGAGTTTCCACTATATACCTGGATTTAATCGATTTTCCACGAAAGTTGCTGTCTATTGCTAACCTCATAGCTGTCTTTCGAAAAAATCACTAGATAAGTAGGCGCATTGTAAGGCGCATACTTATGTATCGTTCCCTTGTTATTGCCGTTTAAAATGTTGGCAATACTACTTAGCATACGATCGGCTGCTACAAGCAGAAGTAATTAGCATTCAAAAACCCAAAGTGGACTTTGGAACACTTTGAAAGcttactttaaaattattttgctctAAAACTTTATGAAACCAGCATAGAAGTTAGTCACTAGCTGTTAGTGTTTCAGTAATTCAGTAACTTCATGCTGCGTTACACTGTGTTAGTCGTGATCACGTTTAGTTAGTTATCATAGTAATAAGTGAATTTGACGATCGTCAAATATGTAGAGatcattgagctctatcctaactggagtgtgaactgCGAGAGAGAAGCCGGTCCGGGAGAGATGCAAGATGAGTGGTTCCGGTGGtactatcctatagcaaatttatgtgtgGAAGGAGAACAGACtcctctttgtttgaatttcgcggaactaggaatatatttacagattaattatgtacagatttgaactttatttcctttttatttatatataaaacgatagaaacattaataataatgacataataatgaaatagtatacataatttatataccataatttagatcatacaaatatatacaatttggtatagagctaaattttattatttgtcacaattcaatttatattgtatttatccaattttatgcgaaaaagaatctgaaagtaactcaCTCGACAATGGTCAGCGATGCTCGGGTAGGTTATGTTACAGCGTACGTTTGTTCcccctctacaaataaatttgctataggataataccggaaccacccattttgcatttctctcgaACCTCCGTCGCCTCTACTTCTTCCTACAGTTGTTCACACTCtagttaggatagagctcaatcagagatgggcaaaaccctaggcttcgaataaacctgaagtttgccgatgtgtttgtctcgtttctttctttggaaaatgttcggaaaagaggaaacgagacaaacatgtcggcaaacttcagatttattcgaagcctagggttttgtccatcactgctccttatacagtcttcatggaAAGAAGCCAGTGTTGAGTGAAGCTTCTggacagagatgggcaaaaccctaggcttcgaataaatctgaagtttgctgatatgtctatctcctttcctcttttgaaaattttccaaagaaggaaacgagacaaacatatcggcaaacttcagatttattcgaagcctagggttttgcccatctctgcttcTGGATCACTGGTGtatgattattttatagtaGTAGTAACTCCATCTAGCGTTACATCCTCGTGACCACTAGAAACGGATAATGAAGGAGAAATGGTAGCCGGGGCTGGTGACTTTCTCCTATCCCGGCACGAATTATTGTCCCCACGAATGAATATACGACCATTCTTCATTCCATATTGAATCATCTCGTtggttttaatttcttcaccAATAGCTGAGCAATGAGTACAAGAGGGGCGGTGTGAGGTAGCGCCGTAATCTCTATCCTTGTTTCATATCTCATTTTACCtgaatacaatgaaagtgcGTAACATTTAGTGGGTGGGGGCATTGTgcgagaaagagaagaaagaaggagGGAGAGAAATTGTCCGTCTTGCGAGCCGTCATGGCTGAATCATCGTGAGAGATTCTTGTAGAAGTACAATAACAAATGACATtgtgattaaaaattagtaGGCGCGAAAGTATAGTGCATGGAACGTACGTTTAAGTCGAGGCGCTGATCTCGATGCCGAGACATCGAACGATGAACGGGTTAAGTTTTAGTGAATTGTGTTGCTTGTTTTGCTGTCCACCTTGCCCGTCCAGAATCGCTGCAAAATTAGCGTTTCTACCGCCCGAGCCAACGTACACGTTCGTCGAGGATGAAGGCTCCAAGTTTACAATTTCCTTGTCTGACAGGGCAGAGTGGCAATTCTCGGACAGGGAGAAAGACGCGGTGGAAGGTTTCTATGCAAGAACGTCACGAGGAAACCGAATAGCCTGTGTGTTTGTACGGTGCACGGCTACCGCACgttttaccattttattttctcacgGGAACGCTGCCGATCTTGGACAGATGTCTAGTTTTTACTTGGGACTTGGCTCGAGAATCAATTGTAACGTATTCAGCTACGATTATTCGGGTTACGGTGTTTCTAGTGGAAAACCGTCGGAAAAAAACCTTTACGCGGATATAGACGCTGCGTGGCATGCTCTGAGAACACGGTACGGTATTAATCCGGATAACATTATTCTATACGGTCAAAGCATCGGAACTGTACCCACGGTCGATTTGGCCGCACGATACGAGGTTGGTGCAGTTGTACTGCATTCACCTTTGATGTCGGGAATGCGAGTAGCGTTTCCCAAAACCAAAAGAACATGGTTCTTTGACGCCTTCCCCAGGTAGGTTGAAATTCCTCTGATACACGCATCCTTCTGTTTATCGCCTTAATAAGACGCGATCTATAATCCGCTTATCGTGTACTGTCATTCGCGTAGCTAAAGTTTACGCGCATGACACTGGTATCGTGTTAGGGTGTTCCATCTATGCACGTGGTACAGATACAGATTCCATTAGGGTGGACCTTATTTTATGATAGTCGAATTTTTTTCACGTGATCCTTGAGAAAACAATAATTCCTGCAAAAGTGAAAGTCAATCAGAAAACCGATCCACAAGTGACTTTatatttgattgattttgcTCCTATACCAAAGCTAACcttattgtaaaattttcactgaaaaagttattatttaataaatgtattatttatcagtTAATGATGAGTAATATGGAATTATAAGGTcatagaatttattcaaaacgTTTGGTTTTATCATTGAATATAGTGTACCATATGACACATGGGTcttattcataattttctttagtaatatagaactcgtttaattaaaagattagAGTGTTCGATTTTTATCTTAGGGTTATCTGAGTGTAACATGAGGCTAACACAATGACCagtaacaatgaaaaattgttcctaTTATGAAATGTGAACGTATAacttaataattgaaataatattattatacttcctaaataatttcttaaataacattattataattcctAGGATTGGAAATATTCACTCTGtatcttcttcttttgtaGCCCTACGTCTTGTAACCCTTGGAGtgatataaatttacatttatgtCTTACCTTAGACTGCCTGctgcaatataaatatatatttacattttgaattttacactAAAGCAGTTAATCAAACTTGCGTATGGCCATGCTATTGCTTTTACATATTACTCAAGTTGCAAATATAGTAGATGAGCATTTATTGTTTaagcaaaattatttgtattctgATTTCAAAAAGTATTTACTTATGTGAAAAGACTCATTTCAGGTTTGTCAATCGGTAGTAAAAGAACTCATTGCTCAAAGGGATaaagaatatcaaataatatctGATAACTAAAATATAGATAATGATTTAATTGACAGGTctcattctttttatataccTTTTCATGCTAACATCATTTCTatggtataaaataaaatattaatgattcAGACTTGTAACAATGAGCTGGATgataatatcaataaaatttcaattattttcatagaaGTTGAATGAAGTAAAAATGTaggaatagaaaatattcctgtttatagaaaacaatttttcaagtaattgcaTGTTAACAttgatttcataaataaagataCGTCAATGTGGGCAGCAGATGACAATTATAAAACTGCCACTACATTGATTGTTTGACCATGAGTGATTAGAAGAAGAAATtcgttttacaaattattactgACTACATTCAGGattacttaaatattaattgtattatgttaatcaaagaattttaataaaaatattatatcattgAATTCTGTTACCaactgttttcttttctcctgcttttctatataaattcaatGGTAATGGTTTGTGATTACTACTTTTACTGATAGGTGTTTTTTGTTACTAATAGTAAATGATTATTTCAATCTTCTTTCCTTAATAACATGCTATAAACAATATAGAGTAgacaaattattaaacaatttttttgtactaaTAAGAATTACAATAAACAAAGTTGATATTGAGTGTACTTTTTCATTGTTGctgaaactttgtataataaaataatttatagcaCATGTTCCTATTCTCTAACCAATTTGTTCTTTTGcaggaattcattttttcaccAAATCGTGCAAGTTGTGGGGGCTGCAtgacaaaaattttgaaaaatagttTTCACCAGGGTCCACCTTAAGATTCCATACGTACTCGCGatctcaatattttaaattcatgatttcaaatttcttttaaacgaGACGAATATTTCGAGAGATGTAACGAATATTATTGTGACATGCGCGCATAAGTTTTCCTTCGAGCGATTTTCAGTTTCTCTGAATTGAAGTATGGGAAGCAATAAAAGTTTATCTGAATACTTGTCTCATGGAAACCTGTAAGTTGCACGATCCGTCGTATACTTTGCTAATAAGTGTTACGCTTCAGCTGCTATATATATGTAGCCTGAACagctttatttaataaaaatgtattaaatgtCTCTTagctttatttaataaaattatattaaataatgataatcgaatatttgttaattaaaaaccGTTTTCCTAAACAATAAGGAAatacaaaatggaaaacattcttttcaatttataaatattattttcttgtgcatccttatatatgtatatcttctttatatttataaagtatacATATTTGTGAACCAGAAATGTATTcatacatgaaaatatttgtaaattatttattagggTGTAACATAAGATTtgtcatattttaatattacaaggTATTCAGAACTATCATTGATAACTTTTTGCTATCTTGTACACATAAAATGGATATCTCTTTCAAAGAACTCACAGTGTTGGTTTCAAATACTTTAacacacaaatttttatcacatcataatttttgaattttgtattatttaacgaatactgCATTGATCAGAATAATTGATAATCTCATTGTGAAAACTTATGGCTATGTGGCATGTGAGTTAGAACTTTCCACCCccatttgttcattttttttttaataatattttaatatgtggTTGAACATTGTCAATGGTCACTTTTATAGTAATTATATCAATACCTTAATGGTAAAGGGTATAGCTCACTCTGCTTAATTGTTGGCTGTGGTTTTTTTACTGCTACTATTTCGTCAGAATTCAGCAGGTTTAAACGCATCAAATTCACCTGCATTCCATGATTTGCATAGCATGACCTTTTTCTTGTATATGCCAGATTTGAGTATAGGCTTTGACTGTCCATTTTTGTTCAACCACTGAAAATTGTTACTTGTGTTGATGTAAACTATCTATTTTCATCTGAtgtaatatttgatttataaaagCCTACCATTTTTGACCATGATAATTTGTAATGACTTCTTTGGTTGTACAACCCATTTgaaattcataaaacattTAGTGATGCTAATGTATTCTTTAATCCATATTCTATTTAAGATAGCTTGATTTTCAGTTAAATCAGGAATTAGAGGTTCTTAATATCATAAACAAGAACTTATGTTATACCTtaatataaagatataaataatatgtatccATAGTATAATgaagttatatatatattaactcCTTTATGCTAAAATCATGAATGTAAAAACTTTCACTTTTTAATGTAAAGGTATATTTTATACTGTTTAATGATTCTGTTTTGCTTATCTTTGCAccaaaatgataaatatatgtatacattagGTAACAATGGCGATCATACTCTAAACTTGATTCATGAATGTGGGTTATTGTACAATTTAGCAATTCCAGAATATATCAAATAACACTTTCAGAGTTTTGGCATAAAGGTAACAACATCCAAGATGTAAGAGAttaacgaaaatttctttatttacagtATAGATAAAGTACCCAAAGTTACTTCTCCAGTCTTGGTCATTCATGGAACTGAAGATGaagtaataaatttcagtCATGGTTTAGCAATTTACGAAAGGTGTCCAAGAGCAGTGGAACCACTATGGGTCGaggtatataattttgtttataattctatttgaaaagaagaaaaatcttgCGAAAATAGTATTATGTTTTCAGGGTGCTGGCCACAATAACGTGGAGTTATTCGATCAATATTTGGAACGACTGAAACAATTTGTAAACGTGGAATTGGTAAACTGACGGCGACTAAGCCTCTCCCAGAGTCAGGGGGGGCAGGGAGGAGAGCATACACATGTGAGCAGTCAAGGGCGCACCACTTCCAATAATTCAAATACGATTAGCTCCATTTCAACAAGCTCACAGACTGAAAAGCTTGTCTAGCAGTCGCCTCCCACAGGGGAGAAGGCACCTGTCCTCCCCTGTGACGAAGAATCATCGTTTGCCTCTATTTTTGATGTATTCTTCCTTGATCAACAGACAGTTAGTAACCAGGAAATTCACCATAAAGATTCTTTAAAGGACACATGTTCTGAAGATGATGAGTCAAGTTTAGACAGTAGTTCGAGAAAAGCAATTCAACATGATGAGAAAAATGTGAAGCAAAAAGAAGTAACTACAAATGTGCaagataaaaaacataataaaacgATATTAGAGAGTACACCTGTTCGTCACAATTTTCGCTTAAATCATATTGGTCAAGTTGCaaagaaacatatttcttTACCTAAGAACTTAAAAAACCCATTTAGTAAAAGTCAAAAAAACATCGTCCACagaactttgaaaaattcatttggtcaAAGTCATAAGAAAACTAGCATTCAGGTATCCCATACAACTTTGGTTGACATACAGGTTGAAGACTGCCAGCAACAAACAATtgcagaaaaatcaatttcgtcATTTTCGAATACCTCTAGTGATAATACTAAAGATATTTCGGATTGCAAAAGCATACAAACTCAGCATATGGCAGAGAAGAAGTCTcctttaaatcaatttaaatacaatagcATAGAATCTACATCGGATTCGCAGTGTAgtaaaaacaataaacaatattgTACTAAATCTTCaactaaagaaataattgcaaaGGGTAAAAAACTCGAAGAACACGAAACACAAGCTACTAACGAGAAATCCACGGAGTCtgtgaaaaaatttctatggGGTAGTAAGAGTAACAAATTTACAAgtaaaagttttgaaaaatcaagTAAAGATCAAGGGAGGAACGATTctattgaaaagaaaatgaagaataaaaaattgatttgctgtcctttaaaaaaatttggccGGTCATCTTTGACGATTGAACCGGataaaattatgataaatttacCAAAGTGTTCTCCCTGCGCTTGTAGATTGGCTGCAAGCTCAAAAATTTTGTCGTACGATACTAGTATATTATCTCGACTTACTATGAATCGAGAGAGTCCCATCCACGTTGTACGTTCGAGAACTCCGTCGCATGCAGACGTACGCGCAGAGATTCATTTGAAGTCTTCGGAAAGGACGTTAATGCAAGCTAATTTATTCCCAAATACACAACAGTTTCAAAAGACACGATATACGCCGCGAAGTAAAAGCGTTGGTGAACTGTGTAATATGATGAATAAGTGAAGTTACTCTGAAGTTACTCTGAAGTTATTCGCTAATCGGAATGGAAGTACTGTTATTCGAAGAAGTTAGATAAAAAATCATCATCGGTTGAAGGCTGAGGAAGTTACTAATACTTGAAGCAAGTTACCGAATACTCTGATACGGTTAAAAAAGCGACGAAGAGACCAAGTGTTAATAACTAAATAACACAAATTCCATATGTCTCGCAAGTTGCAGTTCCACTGTTCTTCCACACAAATGTCTTCAAAGAAATCACAGATTTATACGCACGACACACGTTCGAGTTGTAACAGTGCTAGTGAGATTGTGCACATAAACACACGTATAacacatttataaaatttactatATTTCTAGGaactatgaaataatatatctgTGCATAGTAAATATTCTTACTATACATGCACACACACTGGTGCATGCATGTGTATGTTGTAAGCCGTTTCTGCAGTTTAAAACTGTGTAACGTTGTTACGACAAATATGtcgagtattattatttttattattatcctcCTTAAAATTAGGGAGGTGAATGGTTTTCATAcactgaaatattttccaccaCCGTAAATGTCCGCAAATCGACTGCAGCGAGTGTGTGGTACGAAAATTCCTCGCTGAAcctatacaatttaaatttcgatataattttatatgattatttgttattaaaaaaagtgcAGCAGTTTCGTAAGAGCCCCAATTGTTGTTTGTCTTATTATGACattatgcatttaaatttgttttttatataaaaaaaaatatatatatatagtagcTACTAGTAGATTTATTAATGAATGTGAGATGTATGAATTGCATTGTGTGTTTTCTATGGCTCATCTTTAGAAATTAGGTTCAGCGGTGAAGCAAATGTTATGTGAAATCGcatgtttttataaatgaatcgcTGTCACTGTGACCAGTGTATATGATAGCTGTACgaataacaaaaacatttgtttttatattaacccACAGCAAAGGCCTGTGCAGTGAACAATGGAAATCTTCCAAGGTAGCAAAGAATTTAGGATAGAGATAAAAGTTAATGGATAGCATTAAGGAAATGTGTAAGCTTGAAACGTCCTAGAAGACGCTACGTTT
This genomic interval carries:
- the LOC128875456 gene encoding alpha/beta hydrolase domain-containing protein 17B isoform X1 encodes the protein MPRHRTMNGLSFSELCCLFCCPPCPSRIAAKLAFLPPEPTYTFVEDEGSKFTISLSDRAEWQFSDREKDAVEGFYARTSRGNRIACVFVRCTATARFTILFSHGNAADLGQMSSFYLGLGSRINCNVFSYDYSGYGVSSGKPSEKNLYADIDAAWHALRTRYGINPDNIILYGQSIGTVPTVDLAARYEVGAVVLHSPLMSGMRVAFPKTKRTWFFDAFPSIDKVPKVTSPVLVIHGTEDEVINFSHGLAIYERCPRAVEPLWVEGAGHNNVELFDQYLERLKQFVNVELVN
- the LOC128875456 gene encoding alpha/beta hydrolase domain-containing protein 17B isoform X2 translates to MPRHRTMNGLSFSELCCLFCCPPCPSRIAAKLAFLPPEPTYTFVEDEGSKFTISLSDRAEWQFSDREKDAVEGFYARTSRGNRIACVFVRCTATARFTILFSHGNAADLGQMSSFYLGLGSRINCNVFSYDYSGYGVSSGKPSEKNLYADIDAAWHALRTRYGINPDNIILYGQSIGTVPTVDLAARYEVGAVVLHSPLMSGMRVAFPKTKRTWFFDAFPRNSFFHQIVQVVGAA
- the LOC128884853 gene encoding uncharacterized protein LOC128884853, yielding SPPTGEKAPVLPCDEESSFASIFDVFFLDQQTVSNQEIHHKDSLKDTCSEDDESSLDSSSRKAIQHDEKNVKQKEVTTNVQDKKHNKTILESTPVRHNFRLNHIGQVAKKHISLPKNLKNPFSKSQKNIVHRTLKNSFGQSHKKTSIQVSHTTLVDIQVEDCQQQTIAEKSISSFSNTSSDNTKDISDCKSIQTQHMAEKKSPLNQFKYNSIESTSDSQCSKNNKQYCTKSSTKEIIAKGKKLEEHETQATNEKSTESVKKFLWGSKSNKFTSKSFEKSSKDQGRNDSIEKKMKNKKLICCPLKKFGRSSLTIEPDKIMINLPKCSPCACRLAASSKILSYDTSILSRLTMNRESPIHVVRSRTPSHADVRAEIHLKSSERTLMQANLFPNTQQFQKTRYTPRSKSVGELCNMMNK